Proteins co-encoded in one Aspergillus fumigatus Af293 chromosome 6, whole genome shotgun sequence genomic window:
- a CDS encoding sterol desaturase family protein, whose product MPHLKVRDVDRKPYRQMLPRVLFNQCFILLPSMMLVQAMGYCFVGPTHLHPLRFLLSLLAMAVGHDVVQYVTHRYLLHNPNLRLMRLLQHSLHHSTGASRGISACYMSAPDFFLEIVLPYLVPLALVGGGGADLLFHSLVAGSGALGGVYEHSGYDFSALFSPENCMGGKGPWPSWTAKVAALIRGFVANRAHGEHHSRANVSFSDGFGSPGICDTYFGTRWDLVAARRAAAEKEWQAQRSSHMNAK is encoded by the coding sequence ATGCCCCATCTGAAGGTCCGCGATGTCGATCGCAAGCCATACAGACAGATGCTCCCGCGTGTGCTGTTCAATCAGTGTTTCATTCTGCTGCCAAGCATGATGCTCGTCCAAGCAATGGGCTACTGTTTTGTGGGACCAACGCACCTGCACCCCCTACGCTTCCTCCTGTCACTTCTGGCTATGGCCGTCGGTCATGACGTGGTGCAATACGTCACGCATCGGTATCTGCTCCATAATCCGAACCTGCGACTTATGCGCCTGCTGCAGCACTCGTTGCATCATTCGACAGGAGCCAGTCGGGGAATCAGCGCATGTTACATGTCCGCTCCagacttcttcctcgagatcgTTCTGCCGTATCTCGTCCCTCTTGCGCTGGtgggaggcggcggcgcagatctcctcttccattCGCTTGTTGCCGGGTCTGGGGCTCTAGGGGGCGTTTATGAGCACTCGGGGTACGATTTCTCCGCACTTTTCTCACCAGAGAACTGTATGGGAGGGAAAGGACCGTGGCCGAGCTGGACTGCAAAGGTTGCCGCCTTGATCCGGGGCTTTGTCGCTAACCGCGCTCATGGAGAGCATCATTCTCGTGCGAATGTCTCATTCTCCGATGGGTTTGGCAGCCCGGGAATTTGCGACACCTATTTTGGCACGCGCTGGGATCTGGTGGCTGCGCGTCGGGCGGCAGCAGAGAAGGAGTGGCAGGCTCAACGGAGTAGCCATATGAACGCAAAATGA
- a CDS encoding putative extracellular arabinanase, which produces MLYSTPALALRLASSSLGRIATLPAVGLRFGPLCMASPNPTDSAPRSSAAPRGRLDEGDLGLREVAVTAAMAAFSPKAERIWGNLREIPLAPIFVMYLYTLILLFLASANVNAYANPGACSGNCWTHDPGLYQRKSDGKYFRFATGGGIHIASADSLEGPWTDDGYVLPSGSIIDLDGKTNLWAPDLHYHDGTYYLYYAVSSLGSQNSATGVATSKTMEAGSWTDHGTTGIESTPSSPYNTIDANWIAVGGTQYVNFGSYWNNLFQVEMENGLKVKSGATPHQIAYNASGIHRQEAAFMFERNNYFYLTFSGGIALGYNDTWPAPGEEYFIAVCRSTSATGGFVDKNGVSCLNSGGSLLLSSHDFVYGPGGQGILQDSSKGFVLYYHYADTRIGKAVEDYQFGWNQLKWENDWPSV; this is translated from the exons ATGCTTTACTCCACTCCCGCGTTGGCGTTGCGACTTGCAAGCTCATCATTGGGCCGAATCGCGACATTGCCTGCGGTGGGATTACGCTTTGGGCCACTGTGCATGGCCAGCCCCAATCCTACCGACTCTGCACCCAGGTCATCTGCGGCACCAAGGGGTCGCCTGGATGAGGGAGATCTTGGCTTGCGGGAGGTTGCCGTGACTGCTGCGATGGCTGCATTCAGTCCAAAGGCTGAGAGAATATGGGGTAATCTCCGAGAGATTCCTCTGGCACCGA TTTTCGTCATGTATCTATATActctcatcctcctcttcctggcATCCGCCAACGTCAATGCCTACGCAAACCCCGGTGCCTGCTCCGGCAACTGCTGGACCCATGATCCCGGTCTGTACCAGCGTAAATCCGACGGGAAATACTTTCGCTTTGCAACGGGTGGCGGCATCCATATAGCCTCGGCGGACAGTCTGGAGGGCCCGTGGACGGACGACGGCTATGTCCTACCCAGCGGCTCTATCATCGACCTAGACGGCAAGACCAACCTCTGG GCCCCCGACCTGCACTACCACGATGGGACATACTACCTCTACTACGCGGTTTCCTCGCTCGGCTCGCAAAACTCGGCCACTGGAGTTGCAACCTCCAAGACCATGGAAGCGGGCAGCTGGACCGACCACGGCACGACCGGCATCGAGTCCACGCCCTCCAGCCCGTACAACACCATCGACGCCAACTGGATCGCCGTCGGCGGCACCCAGTACGTGAATTTCGGCTCCTACTGGAATAACCTGTTCCaggtggagatggagaaCGGTCTCAAAGTGAAGAGCGGCGCCACGCCGCACCAGATCGCCTATAATGCCAGCGGAATCCATCGCCAGGAGGCGGCCTTCATGTTCGAGCGCAACAATTACTTCTACCTGACTTTCTCCGGGGGCATTGCGCTGGGTTACAACGATACGTGGCCGGCTCCGGGCGAGGAGTACTTCATCGCGGTTTGTCGGTCGACTTCGGCAACGGGAGGATTC GTGGACAAGAACGGTGTTTCGTGCCTGAACAGCGGAGGAAGCCTTCTGCTCTCCAGCCATGATTTTGTCTACGGTCCCGGCGGACA GGGCATCCTCCAGGACTCAAGCAAGGGGTTTGTCTTGTACTACCACTATGCGGACACGCGCATCGGCAAGGCCGTCGAGGACTATCAGTTTGGATGGAACCAGTTGAAGTGGGAGAACGACTGGCCTAGTGTTTGA
- a CDS encoding glutathione S-transferase family protein, giving the protein MVLKLHGSPWSTCTARGVDAEVVNVDLAKGEHLAESYLEMQPFGKVPVLQDTETGVQVFESRAIAQYIIAKYRGQGAELAPPESDLKAYALYQQAMSIEQSYFDPPIAQLAYEKVWKSMKGEGETDDERVKALLAQLDQTLQGYERVLSKQKYLAGDEVTFADLSHLPYGVFVEQFGFADLIAKYPRSKSTGRT; this is encoded by the exons ATGGTCCTCAAGCTCCACGGATCGCCCTGGTCGACGTGCACGGCCCGC GGCGTCGATGCCGAGGTAGTCAACGTGGACCTGGCCAAGGGAGAACACCTGGCAGAGTCCTACCTGGAAATGCAGCCCTTTGGCAAAGTGCCCGTCCTGCAGGACACCGAGACAGGCGTCCAGGTCTTCG AAAGCCGAGCTATTGCTCAATACATCATCGCCAAATACCGCGGCCAGGGAGCAGAGCTCGCACCCCCAGAGTCTGATCTGAAAGCCTATGCTCTGTACCAGCAG GCCATGTCCATCGAACAATCCTACTTTGATCCCCCGATTGCACAGCTCGCCTACGAAAAGGTCTGGAAGTCCATGAAGGGCGAGGGCGAAACCGATGACGAGCGCGTCAAGGCCCTCCTGGCGCAGCTGGACCAGACTCTCCAGGGCTACGAGCGGGTGCTTTCCAAGCAGAAGTACCTTGCCGGCGACGAGGTCACGTTCGCGGATCTGTCGCATCTGCCGTATGGGGTGTTTGTGGAGCAGTTTGGGTTCGCAGACTTGATTGCAAAGTACCCCCGTTCCAAAAGTACTGGGAGGACTTGA
- a CDS encoding putative MFS transporter, whose protein sequence is MTDQKSFCDHVEDPEAKKEVADEEVVLDEETLKLDRQTLLRLDLLLMPMTLMLYLLAWLDRANVGNARVAGLEKDLHLTDLQYKTAITVTYVPYVLSELPSNLLLKIIGPRILLPTLCTLWGLVTTLQSQVHNYSGLLACRFFLGLLEGGLFPGIVLFLSNFYRRHELQVRIALFFSAASLSGAFSGLLAAAIQQMSGLRGMKGWQWIFLLEGLFTVCFGIFSFLVLPNGPENVITFRPKHSQRCIARLQQDSNNFETETKVTFKGVVSVLKDLHVWIACLILFCNGACLFGLAYFSPSIVQALGYSPTKTQLMTVPPYAAGFFVTMLTAYISDRRQQRGAGAFITSGIALIGAALAINGRSVGIRYAALMLLVTGVYACAPCLISWVPNNTAGHLRRATAVAMAFIATNMGGIMSTWIYPRESAPYFHLGIRFNLSLLVIAMVLVVVQVLLLRFLNRRKERIPLELLRGTEDLPYEEQFAKLGDRHPRYKYTY, encoded by the exons ATGACCGATCAGAAGTCATTTTGCGATCATGTTGAAGATCCtgaggccaagaaggaggtcgccgatgaggaggttgTTTTGGACGAGGAGACATTGAAGCTCGACCGCCAGACTCTTCTCCGGCTGGACCTTTTGCTTATGCCCATGACCCTGATGCTGTACCTGCTGGCTTGGTTGGATCGTGCAAATGTTGGAAACGCACGAGTG GCCGGTCTGGAAAAGGACCTCCATTTGACCGATCTGCAATACAAGACAG CGATTACCGTCACCTATGTCCCCTACGTCCTGTCTGAACTTCCCTCCAACCTCCTGCTGAAGATCATCGGCCCCCGTATCCTCCTGCCCACTCTCTGCACACTCTGGGGCCTCGTGACGACGCTCCAGTCTCAAGTGCATAACTACTCCGGCCTCCTCGCATGTCGGTTCTTCCTCGGCTTGCTTGAAGGTGGACTCTTTCCGGGCATTGTTCTCTTCTTGTCGAACTTCTACCGCCGCCACGAACTCCAGGTTCGCatcgccctcttcttctccgccgctTCCCTGAGCGGTGCCTTCTCGGGCCTCCTCGCAGCCGCCATCCAGCAGATGAGCGGCCTCCGCGGTATGAAGGGCTGGCAGTggatcttcctcctcgaggGCTTATTCACCGTCTGCTTCGGTattttctcctttctcgtGCTCCCCAACGGCCCAGAGAATGTTATCACCTTTCGCCCGAAGCACTCGCAGCGCTGCATCGCCCGTCTGCAGCAGGACAGCAACAACTTTGAGACCGAAACCAAAGTCACATTCAAGGGCGTTGTCTCCGTTCTCAAAGATCTCCACGTCTGGATCGCATgtctcatcctcttctgcaaCGGGGCCTGCCTCTTCGGACTCGCATATTTCTCGCCCTCCATCGTCCAAGCACTTGGATACAGCCCGACGAAAACCCAACTGATGACCGTCCCACCCTACGCCGCCGGGTTCTTCGTGACCATGCTCACAGCGTACATTTCCGACCGCCGACAGCAGCGCGGCGCCGGCGCCTTCATCACAAGCGGCATCGCGCTGATTGGCGCCGCGCTGGCGATCAACGGCCGCAGTGTCGGCATCCGTTACGCTGCGCTCATGCTTCTCGTGACGGGCGTGTATGCCTGCGCTCCGTGCCTGATTAGTTGGGTTCCGAATAACACGGCCGGCCACCTGCGGCGCGCGACGGCCGTGGCGATGGCGTTCATCGCGACGAATATGGGGGGGATCATGAGTACGTGGATCTATCCCAGGGAGTCGGCGCCCTACTTCCACCTAGGGATCCGCTTTAATCTATCGTTGCTGGTGATTGCGATGGTGCTTGTTGTGGTGCAGGTGCTGTTACTGCGGTTCTTGAATCGGCGGAAGGAGAGGATTCCGTTGGAGTTGCTCCGGGGGACTGAGGATCTGCCGTACGAGGAGCAGTTTGCAAAGCTTGGGGATAGACACCCCAGATATAAGTATACTTATTAG
- a CDS encoding LysM peptidoglycan-binding domain-containing protein — translation MTTECTNLGLDYYPTSSGLEPQMPGIVSNYAKFYQVKSGDSCWSIENAAGITLAQFRSWNTQIDESCTNLWVDYYVCIGV, via the exons ATGACCACAGAATGCACCAACCTCGGGCTGGACTACTAC CCCACGTCCAGTGGTCTAGAGCCCCAGATGCCCGGCATCGTGAGCAACTACGCCAAGTTCTACCAGGTCAAGTCGGGCGATAGCTGTTGGTCGATTGAAAATGCTGCGGGTATCACTCTTGCCCAGTTCCGCTCGTGGAACACGCAGATTGACGAAAGCTGCACCAATCTGTGGGTGGACTATTACGTCTGCATTGGGGTCTAA
- the pdcB gene encoding alpha-keto acid decarboxylase family protein: MDSDTLPLAQYLFKRLRQLGVDSIFGVPGDYNLTLLDHVVPSGLKWVGNCNELNAGYAADGYSRIKGIGALVTTFGVGELSAVNAIAGAYAERAPVVHIVGTPMRASQESRAMIHHTFIDGEYQRFDRMQEHVTVAQVSLSDHRTAPAEIDRILLQCLLHSRPVRITIPVDMVPVLVPTAGLASKIEIPPPVRQPQVEEAALTAVLERIYNAKKPMILVDGETRAFGTVNEVNQFVTTTGWPTFTSGFGKGLVDETLPNVYGVYRPAHKEFVDSCDLVLAFGPHFSNTNTYIFMVRPQDETSVLFNPTSVQVNKDIYRDLPAKYFIQQLTQRLDPSKIPVHQHNLVHPSAQVLPEVPPTDLVTQTAGFWRRLSPFFRSGDIVLGETGTPGYGANDFVLPPQTRLFKPVTWLSIGYMLPATLGASYAQRDLIARNEYHNLSAARTILFIGDGSFQMTVQELSTIIHHKLDVIVFLINNDGYTIERCIHGRNQAYNDVARWRYLKAPELFGADQEGEYASRTWEIRTWADCDAVLKDEQLVNGKGLRMVEVFMDKFDAPDVLMNLLNAQIARDNAKK, encoded by the exons ATGGACTCCGACACTCTACCCCTCGCGCAATACCTCTTTAAACGTCTGCGTCAATTGGGTGTAGACTCTATATTCGGTGTCCCTGGTGATTACAACCTGACTCTTCTGGATCACGTTGTACCCTCGGGACTCAAGTGGGTTGGAAACTGCAATGAACTCAATGCAGGGTATGCTGCGGATGGGTACTCGCGGATCAAAG GTATCGGTGCGCTGGTGACCACGTTTGGAGTAGGCGAACTATCCGCCGTCAATGCCATCGCAGGCGCCTATGCAGAGAGAGCTCCAGTCGTGCACATTGTGGGGACTCCCATGCGCGCCTCGCAGGAGTCGCGTGCAATGATCCATCATACCTTTATTGATGGCGAATACCAGCGGTTCGACCGCATGCAGGAACATGTGACCGTTGCGCAAGTCAGCCTGAGTGATCACCGCACAGCGCCTGCCGAGATCGACAGGATCCTGCTGCAGTGTCTGCTGCACAGTCGTCCGGTGCGCATTACTATTCCCGTGGACATGGTCCCCGTCCTTGTCCCCACTGCGGGGTTGGCGTCCAAGATCGAGATCCCGCCTCCCGTACGCCAGCCccaggtggaggaggcggccCTGACGGCTGTGCTGGAGAGAATCTACAACGCGAAGAAGCCCATGATTCTGGTGGACGGGGAGACAAGAGCGTTTGGTACGGTTAATGAAGTGAATCAGTTTGTCACGACGACGGGCTGGCCAACATTTACGTCCGGCTTCGGCAAAGGGTTGGTTGACGAGACTCTACCCAATGTCTACGGAGTGTATCGGCCTGCTCACAAAGAATTTGTCGACTCGTGTGACCTGGTCCTGGCTTTCGGACCACACTTTAGCAACACCAACACCTACATCTTCATGGTGAGACCGCAGGACGAGACGAGCGTTCTATTCAACCCAACCTCCGTTCAAGTCAATAAAGACATTTACCGTGATCTTCCCGCCAAGTATTTTATTCAGCAGCTCACCCAGCGACTGGACCCCTCCAAGATCCCCGTGCACCAGCATAACCTGGTTCACCCCTCGGCCCAGGTACTCCCCGAAGTGCCTCCTACCGACCTCGTGACCCAGACTGCAGGCTTCTGGAGACGACTGTCACCCTTCTTCCGCTCGGGTGATATCGTCCTCGGTGAAACAGGAACGCCCGGCTACGGCGCCAATGACTTTGTGCTCCCCCCGCAGACGCGTCTCTTCAAGCCCGTCACCTGGCTGTCCATCGGATACATGCTTCCGGCTACCCTGGGAGCGAGCTACGCGCAGCGTGATCTGATTGCGCGAAACGAGTACCACAACCTCTCCGCCGCCCGGAcaatcctcttcatcggcGACGGCAGCTTCCAAATGACCGTCCAAGAGCTGAGCACGATCATCCACCACAAACTCGAcgtcattgtcttcttgATCAATAATGACGGCTATACAATCGAGCGGTGCATCCATGGCCGGAACCAGGCGTACAACGACGTCGCCCGGTGGCGGTATCTCAAGGCCCCCGAGCTATTCGGCGCGGATCAAGAGGGCGAGTACGCATCGCGGACATGGGAGATTCGCACGTGGGCGGACTGTGACGCCGTGCTGAAGGATGAACAGCTGGTGAATGGCAAGGGACTGCGCATGGTGGAGGTGTTCATGGACAAGTTTGACGCGCCGGATGTGTTGATGAATCTGCTGAATGCGCAGATTGCGAGGGACAATGCGAAGAAATAA